A single genomic interval of Shewanella psychropiezotolerans harbors:
- the trpB gene encoding tryptophan synthase subunit beta produces MTKLDPYFGEYGGMYVPQILVPALKQLEAAFIEAQEDEAFQAEFSDLLKNYAGRPTALTLTRNLSPNPLVKIYLKREDLLHGGAHKTNQVLGQALLAKRMGKKEIIAETGAGQHGVATALACALLGLKCKVYMGAKDIERQSPNVFRMKLMGAEVIPVTSGSSTLKDACNEAMRDWSGSYEKAHYLLGTAAGPHPFPTIVREFQRMIGEETKKQLFEREGRLPDAVIACVGGGSNAIGMFADFIDEESVQLIGVEPAGLGLHTPMHGAPLKHGKTGIFFGMKAPLMQDSEGQIQESYSISAGLDFPSVGPQHAHLAATGRATYESATDDEALDAFQLLARCEGIIPALESSHAIAYALKLAEKATKETILVVNLSGRGDKDIFTVADILEEREKAQLTADKESGDDRI; encoded by the coding sequence ATGACCAAACTCGACCCCTACTTCGGCGAATATGGCGGTATGTACGTACCACAGATATTGGTGCCGGCACTGAAACAGCTCGAAGCGGCGTTTATTGAAGCGCAAGAAGATGAAGCCTTTCAAGCCGAATTCAGCGATCTTTTGAAAAACTATGCCGGTCGCCCGACGGCGCTAACCTTGACCCGCAACCTGAGTCCCAATCCTCTGGTAAAAATCTACCTTAAGCGCGAAGACCTACTTCACGGCGGTGCCCACAAGACCAACCAGGTTTTGGGTCAGGCCCTGCTTGCCAAGCGCATGGGTAAAAAAGAGATCATCGCCGAAACTGGCGCGGGTCAGCACGGCGTAGCAACCGCTCTCGCCTGCGCCCTATTAGGCCTTAAATGTAAGGTATACATGGGTGCTAAAGACATAGAACGCCAATCTCCTAACGTCTTTAGAATGAAGTTGATGGGCGCGGAAGTGATTCCGGTCACCTCAGGCTCATCCACTCTTAAAGATGCCTGTAACGAAGCCATGCGCGACTGGTCAGGTAGCTATGAAAAGGCCCACTATCTGCTGGGCACGGCTGCCGGTCCACATCCCTTTCCCACTATCGTGCGTGAATTTCAACGCATGATCGGCGAAGAGACCAAGAAGCAGCTGTTTGAACGTGAAGGTCGTCTGCCCGACGCGGTTATCGCCTGTGTCGGTGGCGGCTCGAACGCCATCGGCATGTTCGCCGACTTCATCGACGAAGAAAGTGTACAACTTATCGGTGTCGAACCTGCGGGTCTTGGCCTCCATACTCCCATGCATGGCGCGCCACTTAAACACGGCAAGACAGGCATTTTCTTCGGCATGAAAGCGCCCTTGATGCAAGACAGCGAAGGGCAGATTCAGGAATCTTATTCTATCTCGGCGGGGCTCGACTTCCCATCTGTAGGTCCACAGCATGCTCACCTTGCCGCTACTGGCCGCGCTACTTACGAGTCGGCAACCGATGATGAGGCGCTGGACGCCTTCCAGTTACTGGCTCGTTGTGAAGGGATTATCCCGGCGCTGGAGTCATCACACGCCATAGCGTATGCACTCAAGCTGGCAGAAAAAGCCACCAAGGAAACCATATTAGTGGTAAACCTATCGGGCCGAGGTGATAAAGATATCTTCACCGTCGCTGATATTCTGGAAGAGCGAGAAAAAGCGCAACTAACAGCAGATAAGGAGAGCGGCGATGACCGAATCTAA
- the trpA gene encoding tryptophan synthase subunit alpha, with translation MTESKQAGRYQAVFAALKEKNQGAFVPFVTLGDPSPELSLKIIDCLVENGADALELGFPFSDPLADGPVIQAANLRSLAAGTTPTQCFEMLTAIRSKYPDLPIGLLLYANLVYTKSIDTFYAKAQAAGVDSVLIADVPVEEAEPFIASAKAHDVAPIFIAPPNADSDTLKMVSEKGEGYTYLLSRAGVTGTESKAGMPIGEILSRLKEFNGAPPLLGFGIAEPAQVKEAIEAGAAGVISGSAIVKIIAANKDDETALLAKLGEFTRNMKAAT, from the coding sequence ATGACCGAATCTAAACAAGCAGGCCGTTACCAGGCAGTATTTGCCGCATTGAAAGAAAAAAATCAGGGCGCGTTTGTGCCATTCGTGACCTTAGGCGATCCAAGCCCTGAATTATCACTGAAGATCATCGACTGTTTAGTCGAAAATGGCGCCGATGCCCTTGAGCTGGGTTTCCCCTTCTCTGATCCACTGGCAGATGGCCCGGTCATCCAAGCCGCTAACCTGCGCTCACTCGCCGCTGGCACTACCCCGACTCAGTGTTTTGAGATGCTCACCGCAATTCGCTCCAAATACCCAGATCTGCCCATCGGCCTCTTGCTCTATGCTAACTTGGTTTATACCAAGAGTATCGATACCTTCTACGCTAAGGCCCAAGCTGCTGGCGTGGACTCGGTACTTATCGCCGATGTGCCGGTAGAGGAAGCCGAGCCCTTTATCGCTTCGGCCAAGGCTCATGATGTCGCGCCTATCTTTATCGCGCCACCCAATGCCGATAGTGACACACTAAAGATGGTGAGTGAGAAAGGCGAAGGCTACACTTACTTACTTTCACGCGCCGGCGTCACAGGTACAGAATCGAAAGCGGGTATGCCAATCGGTGAGATCTTATCTCGCCTCAAAGAATTTAACGGTGCGCCGCCACTGCTAGGATTCGGTATTGCAGAGCCGGCGCAAGTAAAAGAAGCTATTGAAGCAGGCGCTGCTGGCGTCATTTCTGGGTCGGCAATAGTGAAGATCATTGCAGCCAATAAAGATGATGAAACTGCATTGTTAGCTAAGCTTGGTGAATTTACCCGCAATATGAAGGCCGCAACCTAA
- a CDS encoding DUF3592 domain-containing protein has protein sequence MRGQEVSKWPSVEGHVTSSEIIKKVEQKTKTQNDRKVRYTETKYVLKLTYEYEVNGTPYSGRDSSFGESSSLSAKQKQQRYPDGKSVNVKFDPENPYDSVVKI, from the coding sequence ATGCGCGGTCAGGAGGTTTCTAAATGGCCGTCTGTTGAGGGGCATGTCACATCATCTGAAATTATTAAAAAGGTTGAGCAAAAGACTAAAACACAAAATGATAGAAAAGTTAGGTATACCGAGACTAAATACGTTTTAAAATTAACTTATGAGTATGAAGTCAATGGCACGCCTTATTCTGGAAGAGACTCATCGTTTGGTGAAAGTTCAAGCTTGAGCGCTAAGCAAAAACAGCAACGTTATCCGGATGGAAAATCGGTAAACGTTAAGTTTGACCCAGAAAATCCTTACGATAGCGTAGTAAAAATATAG
- a CDS encoding alpha/beta hydrolase family protein — protein MKRQLNAVKHAIALSLGLFSFTASASDTLTAEEVIGLQQVAQAQVSPSGDNVAFTRYVPRGLYKEENGLHWAELYLVDDKGVERPYITGQVTVNNIQWSADGSLIYFLAKMGEDKHTSLYQIPFNGGQAQKTLGLKETDLASYALSNDGKQIAIIAKPAKDKSVKDLKKLGFMAEVYEENLENKQLFVIDLAMSDKPLTPVAWNIEDYVSDVQWSANDSQLLVKTQPTALIDDKYMKSQWHIVNVASQKMVTSFITQGKLGGAEFSHDGQYVAILGAEDMHDPAAGRLYLAETKTGKISEWLPNHLGHVSDFEWKNDKNELYFITNIDTDSVLGLIKPGSNDYKVVVKAGKFIASQLSISDSDKTIALRANTAQHPNEVYMLRGSKLKATRLSNSNTWLDDKRLGKQESISFKAKDGVEIAGVLIYPLDYKKGQRYPLVMSVHGGPESHDKDGWLTNYSRPGQLGATQGYAVFYPNYRGSTGKGVDYSKLGQNDYAGKEFDDLVEFKDHLVDMGLVDSKKVGITGGSYGGYASAWAATKLTKHFAASVMFVGVTNQLSKFGTTDISNEMHLVHARSYPWDKWQWYLERSPIYWAGQSETPLLIMHGKDDPRVHPAQSMELYRYMKVQGKVVRLVYYPGEGHGNRKAAAQYDYHLRLMRWMDHYLKNDGKEMPANELDHKANLEAVKKDA, from the coding sequence ATGAAGAGACAGTTGAATGCAGTTAAACATGCTATTGCTTTATCTCTTGGCCTGTTTAGCTTTACTGCGAGCGCTAGTGATACCTTAACTGCAGAAGAGGTGATCGGCTTACAACAAGTCGCTCAGGCGCAAGTTAGCCCATCGGGTGATAATGTTGCCTTTACCCGTTATGTTCCCCGTGGGCTTTACAAAGAAGAGAATGGCCTGCACTGGGCTGAGCTTTATCTCGTCGATGACAAAGGCGTCGAGCGTCCTTATATCACGGGCCAAGTGACGGTGAATAACATTCAGTGGTCTGCCGATGGTAGCTTGATCTATTTCCTTGCCAAGATGGGCGAAGATAAGCACACCTCGCTGTACCAAATTCCCTTTAACGGTGGTCAGGCGCAAAAGACCTTAGGGCTGAAAGAGACGGATCTTGCTAGCTATGCCTTAAGTAATGACGGTAAGCAGATCGCCATCATTGCCAAGCCTGCTAAAGATAAAAGTGTTAAAGATCTTAAAAAACTCGGTTTTATGGCCGAAGTTTACGAAGAGAATCTTGAGAACAAGCAGCTGTTCGTCATCGATCTGGCGATGAGCGATAAACCACTCACGCCAGTTGCCTGGAACATCGAAGATTACGTCTCGGATGTGCAGTGGTCAGCTAATGACTCGCAGCTGTTAGTGAAAACTCAGCCAACGGCCTTGATCGATGATAAGTACATGAAGTCACAGTGGCATATCGTCAATGTGGCGAGCCAAAAGATGGTTACCTCATTTATTACTCAAGGTAAGTTAGGTGGTGCCGAGTTTTCTCATGATGGTCAGTATGTCGCCATTCTAGGTGCAGAAGATATGCACGACCCAGCTGCTGGCCGACTATATCTTGCGGAAACTAAAACTGGCAAGATCAGTGAGTGGCTGCCAAATCACTTAGGCCATGTGAGTGATTTTGAGTGGAAAAATGATAAAAATGAACTCTATTTTATCACTAATATCGATACCGACTCTGTGCTTGGCTTAATCAAGCCTGGCAGCAATGATTACAAGGTGGTGGTTAAAGCGGGTAAGTTTATCGCTTCACAGCTGAGCATCTCAGATTCTGACAAGACCATTGCACTAAGAGCTAATACGGCACAGCATCCGAACGAAGTCTACATGCTCAGAGGCAGTAAGCTTAAGGCGACGCGCTTGAGTAACTCAAATACCTGGCTCGATGACAAGCGTCTCGGTAAACAAGAATCTATCTCCTTCAAGGCCAAAGATGGCGTCGAGATCGCGGGTGTACTTATCTACCCACTCGACTATAAAAAGGGTCAACGTTATCCGCTTGTCATGTCCGTTCACGGCGGCCCTGAAAGCCATGATAAAGACGGTTGGTTGACTAATTACTCACGTCCTGGTCAGCTGGGTGCGACTCAAGGGTACGCCGTCTTCTATCCGAACTACCGTGGTAGCACAGGTAAGGGGGTCGATTATTCTAAGCTTGGTCAGAATGATTATGCGGGTAAAGAGTTCGATGACTTGGTCGAGTTTAAAGATCACCTTGTCGATATGGGTTTAGTCGATAGCAAAAAGGTCGGTATTACCGGTGGTTCATACGGTGGTTATGCCTCGGCTTGGGCGGCGACTAAACTGACTAAGCATTTCGCTGCCAGCGTGATGTTTGTCGGTGTGACCAACCAGCTATCTAAGTTTGGTACGACCGACATCTCAAACGAGATGCATCTGGTTCATGCACGCTCTTACCCTTGGGATAAGTGGCAGTGGTACCTGGAACGCAGCCCAATCTACTGGGCGGGTCAGTCTGAAACGCCACTGCTTATTATGCATGGTAAGGATGACCCTAGGGTTCACCCGGCTCAGTCCATGGAGCTATACCGCTACATGAAAGTGCAGGGCAAGGTTGTACGTCTGGTGTATTACCCGGGTGAAGGCCATGGTAACCGCAAGGCTGCCGCTCAGTACGATTATCACCTGCGCCTAATGCGTTGGATGGACCATTACCTGAAGAATGACGGTAAAGAGATGCCAGCGAATGAGCTAGATCATAAAGCTAATCTCGAGGCTGTTAAGAAGGACGCTTAA
- a CDS encoding septation protein A: MKQLLDFLPLVIFFAVYKFFDIYVASGALIAATALQLIVTYALYKKIEKMHLVTFVMVTFFGTLTLVFHDDTFIKWKVTVVYALFAIALAVSQFINKPILKSMLGKELIVEDRIWAHVTWYWVTFFIACGLINIYVAFSLSQETWVNFKVFGLTALTLLNTVITVFYLFKHMPEEHKKELTKK, encoded by the coding sequence ATGAAACAACTGCTCGATTTTCTGCCTCTAGTCATCTTTTTTGCTGTCTATAAGTTCTTCGATATCTATGTAGCCAGTGGTGCCTTGATCGCCGCAACAGCGCTACAATTGATAGTCACTTATGCCCTCTACAAGAAGATAGAGAAAATGCATCTGGTCACCTTCGTGATGGTCACCTTTTTCGGTACCCTCACCTTAGTGTTTCATGATGACACTTTCATCAAATGGAAAGTAACCGTCGTTTACGCACTATTTGCTATCGCTCTCGCAGTCAGCCAGTTCATCAACAAACCGATCCTAAAGAGCATGCTAGGCAAAGAATTAATCGTCGAAGACAGAATTTGGGCCCATGTCACTTGGTATTGGGTCACCTTCTTCATCGCCTGCGGCCTTATCAATATTTATGTGGCCTTCAGTTTGTCTCAGGAGACTTGGGTTAATTTCAAGGTATTTGGCTTAACCGCGCTTACCCTATTGAACACCGTAATTACCGTATTTTATCTATTCAAACACATGCCTGAAGAGCATAAGAAAGAGTTAACTAAGAAGTAG
- the xthA gene encoding exodeoxyribonuclease III, whose amino-acid sequence MKIVSFNINGIRARLHQLQALIDAHQPDIIGLQETKAHDDVFPAADVEAMGYKVHYHGGKAHYGVAMLSKLEPVKVQKGFPTDSEDAQRRMIMASFTQENGRPLTVLNGYFPQGDNISHETKYPAKRQFYKDLMTYLNEHHTPDEDIAIIGDINISPVDLDIGIGEPNAKRWLRTGKCSFQPEEREWLKTLMDWGLLDTFRELHSDRTERYSWFDYRSKGFLDNRGLRIDVVLATKSLNERLVESDVDYDLRAIEKPSDHAPIWSSFS is encoded by the coding sequence ATGAAAATAGTTTCTTTCAATATCAATGGTATTCGTGCCAGACTGCATCAACTTCAGGCGTTAATAGACGCCCACCAGCCTGATATCATAGGTCTGCAGGAGACCAAGGCACACGATGATGTGTTTCCGGCTGCCGATGTCGAAGCCATGGGTTACAAGGTACATTACCACGGTGGCAAGGCCCATTACGGCGTTGCCATGTTATCTAAGCTCGAACCTGTCAAGGTGCAGAAAGGCTTCCCAACGGATAGCGAAGATGCTCAGCGCCGTATGATCATGGCAAGCTTCACCCAAGAAAATGGCCGTCCGTTGACTGTGCTCAATGGCTACTTTCCTCAGGGTGACAACATCAGCCACGAGACTAAGTATCCGGCCAAGCGTCAGTTCTATAAAGACCTGATGACTTACCTGAACGAGCACCACACGCCAGATGAAGATATCGCAATTATAGGTGACATCAACATCTCACCAGTGGATCTTGACATAGGCATAGGCGAGCCAAACGCTAAACGTTGGCTAAGAACCGGTAAGTGTAGCTTCCAGCCTGAAGAACGTGAATGGCTGAAGACTCTGATGGATTGGGGATTACTCGATACCTTCCGCGAGCTTCACTCGGATCGCACTGAGCGTTACTCCTGGTTCGATTACCGTAGCAAGGGTTTTTTGGATAACCGTGGCCTGCGCATCGATGTGGTACTGGCGACTAAGTCACTCAATGAACGTCTGGTCGAATCAGATGTGGATTACGATCTTCGCGCTATAGAGAAACCATCGGATCACGCCCCGATCTGGAGTTCGTTTAGCTAA
- a CDS encoding AMP-binding protein produces the protein MEASFWNGKRAPGISDSIDLEQYGSAIEAIEEAFTKYADNPAFTSLGHTLSYQEINHYSAAFAHYLQNQTSLVPGDAIAIQMLNTLQYPIAVFGALRAGLRIVNTNPLYTEPEMIHQFNDSGAKALLCMDIFAKSVENIQTETSLELIITTSLADMLPPVKRVLINSTVKHIKKMVPNYHLPQAVSFRKVLKQHLGKGFTPAHLDKPDDTIVLQYTGGTTGVAKSAELTNTNIIANMLQAGVVTHQHDEHGAPMLDDGQAIMVAPLPLYHIYSFTVHLMAFFRLGQHSILIANPRDTETFIKAMKPFKINGLMGLNTLFVSLMESPSFKQIDFSEMKFTLSGGTALMDDTAKRWKALTGVGISEAYGLTECSPAVCMNPINGLERLGTVGQALQHTALKCINALGEEVPIGERGELCVKGPQVMKGYWNRPKATRESFTQDGQWLLTGDIAIIDEDGFVSIVDRVKDMIIVSGFNVFPNEIEGVVATHPDVVNCAAIGVEDTKTGEAVKLYVVIQDNASLTGEEIRAFCKNKLTGYKIPRQFEFRSELPMSPVGKILRRKLKDDNRATEEASKQSA, from the coding sequence ATGGAAGCATCGTTTTGGAATGGTAAACGCGCCCCGGGGATCTCTGATTCCATAGACTTAGAACAATACGGCTCGGCTATTGAAGCCATCGAAGAAGCCTTTACCAAATACGCAGATAATCCGGCATTTACCAGTTTGGGGCACACTCTCAGTTATCAAGAGATTAACCATTACAGCGCCGCGTTTGCCCATTACCTGCAAAACCAAACATCACTCGTCCCGGGTGATGCTATCGCCATTCAGATGCTCAATACCCTGCAATACCCCATCGCCGTGTTTGGTGCATTACGGGCGGGACTGCGTATCGTCAATACCAATCCCTTGTATACCGAACCTGAGATGATTCATCAGTTTAATGATTCAGGCGCAAAAGCCCTTCTGTGTATGGATATCTTCGCCAAGTCGGTTGAGAACATTCAGACAGAAACGAGTCTCGAATTGATCATCACCACCAGCCTTGCCGATATGCTGCCCCCAGTGAAACGCGTATTGATCAACTCCACCGTCAAACACATCAAGAAGATGGTCCCCAATTACCACCTTCCTCAGGCAGTATCATTCAGGAAAGTCCTGAAACAGCATTTAGGCAAGGGATTTACCCCTGCCCATCTCGATAAACCAGACGACACCATAGTCCTACAGTACACAGGAGGCACTACAGGTGTCGCCAAGAGCGCCGAGCTCACTAATACCAACATCATCGCAAATATGCTCCAAGCCGGCGTAGTGACACATCAGCATGATGAACACGGCGCGCCTATGCTGGATGATGGACAAGCGATCATGGTCGCTCCTTTGCCCCTGTACCATATCTACTCTTTTACTGTGCATCTAATGGCATTTTTCAGACTGGGTCAGCACAGCATACTTATCGCTAACCCAAGAGATACCGAAACCTTCATCAAGGCGATGAAACCTTTTAAAATAAATGGCCTGATGGGGCTGAACACCCTTTTCGTTTCCTTGATGGAAAGTCCGAGTTTCAAACAAATCGATTTTAGTGAAATGAAATTCACCCTGTCCGGTGGCACAGCGCTGATGGACGATACCGCCAAGCGCTGGAAAGCGCTCACCGGCGTTGGTATCTCCGAGGCTTATGGCCTGACCGAATGTTCACCCGCCGTATGTATGAATCCAATTAATGGTTTAGAGCGATTAGGCACCGTGGGTCAAGCGCTGCAACACACGGCGCTCAAGTGTATTAATGCTCTCGGCGAAGAAGTACCTATTGGCGAGCGCGGTGAGCTCTGCGTCAAAGGTCCTCAGGTGATGAAAGGCTACTGGAATCGCCCTAAGGCCACCCGAGAGTCATTCACTCAAGACGGGCAATGGCTGCTCACCGGTGATATCGCCATTATCGATGAAGATGGTTTCGTCAGCATAGTCGACCGGGTCAAAGACATGATCATAGTTTCTGGCTTTAACGTCTTTCCCAATGAGATAGAAGGCGTGGTAGCGACTCACCCTGATGTGGTTAACTGCGCCGCTATCGGTGTTGAAGATACTAAAACCGGTGAGGCGGTTAAGCTCTATGTTGTCATACAAGACAATGCCTCACTGACAGGAGAAGAGATCAGAGCGTTCTGCAAGAACAAGCTCACTGGTTATAAAATCCCTCGTCAATTTGAATTCAGGAGTGAACTGCCCATGTCGCCTGTGGGAAAAATTCTTCGGCGCAAACTAAAAGATGACAATAGAGCAACAGAGGAAGCGAGCAAACAGAGCGCTTAG
- a CDS encoding AraC family transcriptional regulator, whose amino-acid sequence MKLGDISVSYIEIMLKAMEHLKVECDEILDKYSIDSISLASPDARVSIPKFMRLGHDCIQACELPWLGLVMGEVTTATNLGIAGLLALSAQDLRQACHQIATFELLNKYNSRGQSQFFVSQAFGMEQDKYLALSREYGVAQGQGVLMFYSIKPYNDYNYFVVDSVLSGWCQIIQDLSGREDGIEKVCFEFPAPVYADKYHELFNCPVLFEQASNYIVIKAEALAWSCINRSAPTFELLRRGADEELEKVRLGLSFHEKVSRVIGPLLDGSTPTLEQVSEQLNMAPWTVRRKLVEEGGSFQQTLNDTRRTLAISYVQDTALTLGEIAYLLGFGSPTAFQRAFKRWTGEAPGRFRTANISPNKEK is encoded by the coding sequence ATGAAGCTAGGTGACATTTCGGTTTCTTATATTGAGATCATGCTCAAGGCGATGGAGCACCTTAAGGTTGAGTGCGATGAAATATTGGATAAATATTCTATTGATTCAATCTCTTTAGCATCTCCCGATGCCAGGGTGAGTATTCCTAAATTTATGCGTCTGGGTCATGACTGTATACAAGCCTGTGAATTACCTTGGCTTGGGCTGGTTATGGGAGAGGTCACCACGGCGACCAATTTAGGGATTGCAGGCTTATTGGCGCTTAGCGCCCAAGATCTCAGGCAAGCCTGCCATCAGATAGCCACCTTTGAGCTCCTCAATAAATATAACTCCAGAGGTCAATCGCAATTTTTTGTGAGTCAGGCGTTTGGCATGGAGCAGGATAAGTATCTGGCGCTGAGTCGAGAGTATGGTGTTGCGCAAGGCCAAGGGGTGTTGATGTTTTATTCCATCAAGCCCTATAACGATTATAACTATTTCGTGGTCGATTCCGTCTTGTCTGGTTGGTGCCAGATAATTCAAGATTTGAGCGGCAGAGAGGATGGGATTGAGAAAGTCTGCTTCGAGTTTCCTGCTCCGGTTTATGCAGACAAATACCATGAGCTGTTTAATTGTCCGGTACTGTTTGAACAAGCGAGCAACTATATCGTTATCAAAGCCGAAGCATTAGCTTGGTCTTGCATCAATCGAAGTGCGCCAACTTTTGAGTTACTCAGAAGAGGCGCAGATGAAGAGCTGGAAAAAGTGCGTTTGGGATTGAGTTTTCATGAGAAGGTCAGCCGTGTCATTGGCCCTCTGCTAGACGGGAGTACACCGACACTGGAACAAGTCTCGGAGCAGCTGAACATGGCTCCCTGGACCGTCAGGCGCAAACTGGTGGAGGAGGGCGGCAGCTTTCAACAAACCTTGAATGATACTCGCCGTACCTTAGCCATAAGTTATGTACAGGATACGGCGTTAACCTTAGGTGAAATCGCTTACCTGCTAGGTTTTGGCTCACCTACTGCTTTTCAGCGAGCCTTTAAACGTTGGACGGGCGAAGCGCCTGGGCGCTTCAGAACGGCAAATATAAGTCCAAATAAAGAGAAATAG
- a CDS encoding NADPH-dependent 2,4-dienoyl-CoA reductase, with protein sequence MSNSYPHLMAPLDLGFRTIKNRSLMGSMHTNLEEAPNGFERMATYYAARAAGGIGMIVTGGFAPNIEGGGMPNATMIATDEDIEKHKLITRAVHKEDGVICLQILHTGRYAYHPKLVSCSPLQAPINQFVPRELDEAGIEKQIQDFVNCALNSQKAGYDGVEIMGSEGYFINQFICKRTNHRTDRWGGSYENRTRLALEIVRRTREAVGEAFIIIFRLSMLDLVEGGSTWQEVVELAKGIEKVGATIINTGVGWHEARVPTIATSVPRGAFVELTKRMKKEVSIPLCTTNRINTPEVAEEILAGGNADIISMARPMLADPNFMAKAQAGKSDEINTCIGCNQACLDHIFQMKLVSCLVNPQACHETELIIKPTKQSKEIAVVGAGPAGLAAATTAARRGHNVTLFEADDKIGGQFNIAMQVPGKEEFSETIRYFKKQLELTGVNVRLNTRAREEDLIGFNEVLLATGIIPRQLDIPGITSNKVLNYLDVLRDKKPVGKRVAIVGAGGIGFDVGEYLSHQGPSTSLDKDAYMKEWGVDLSGSTPGGLIEPQCEPSPREIFLLQRKTSKVGAGLGKSTGWIHRTVLKNKGVKMLKGVQYNKIDHAGLHISVDGEEQLLEVDNIIICAGQDSHRALQTKLEAHKVNVTLIGGADIASELDAKRAIKQGTEVAAAL encoded by the coding sequence ATGAGCAACTCCTATCCACATTTAATGGCACCACTAGATTTAGGTTTTCGTACAATTAAGAATCGCAGCTTGATGGGCTCGATGCACACTAACTTAGAAGAAGCCCCCAACGGATTCGAACGCATGGCAACCTACTACGCCGCGCGGGCCGCTGGCGGCATTGGTATGATAGTCACCGGTGGTTTTGCCCCCAATATCGAAGGCGGCGGCATGCCCAATGCCACCATGATCGCCACAGATGAAGATATCGAAAAGCACAAGTTAATCACCCGAGCCGTGCATAAAGAAGATGGCGTGATCTGTTTGCAAATTTTGCATACCGGACGTTACGCCTATCATCCAAAGCTGGTGAGTTGCTCACCCTTGCAGGCACCAATCAACCAATTTGTTCCCAGAGAACTAGATGAAGCAGGCATAGAAAAGCAGATCCAGGACTTCGTCAACTGCGCGCTTAACTCACAGAAAGCCGGTTATGATGGCGTCGAGATCATGGGTTCTGAAGGTTACTTCATCAATCAATTCATCTGTAAGCGCACCAATCACAGAACCGACCGTTGGGGTGGCAGCTATGAAAACCGCACCCGATTAGCCCTTGAGATAGTTCGCAGAACCCGTGAAGCGGTCGGTGAAGCGTTTATCATCATCTTCAGGCTCTCCATGCTCGACCTAGTCGAAGGCGGCAGTACCTGGCAAGAGGTAGTCGAGCTAGCTAAGGGCATCGAAAAGGTTGGCGCGACGATTATCAACACAGGTGTTGGCTGGCATGAAGCCCGCGTTCCCACCATAGCCACCAGCGTCCCGAGAGGCGCCTTCGTCGAACTCACCAAACGCATGAAGAAAGAGGTGAGCATTCCGCTTTGTACCACCAACCGCATCAATACCCCGGAAGTCGCCGAAGAGATCCTCGCCGGGGGTAATGCCGACATAATCTCCATGGCCCGGCCTATGCTTGCCGATCCTAACTTCATGGCCAAGGCTCAAGCGGGAAAATCCGATGAGATCAACACCTGTATCGGTTGTAATCAGGCCTGTTTAGATCATATTTTCCAGATGAAACTCGTGTCTTGTCTGGTGAACCCCCAGGCCTGCCATGAGACCGAACTGATTATAAAGCCCACCAAGCAAAGCAAGGAAATCGCCGTGGTTGGCGCAGGACCCGCGGGTCTCGCCGCGGCAACGACCGCAGCAAGACGTGGGCACAATGTCACCCTGTTCGAGGCCGACGACAAGATTGGCGGTCAGTTCAATATTGCCATGCAAGTACCGGGTAAAGAGGAGTTCAGCGAAACCATCAGGTACTTTAAGAAACAACTCGAGCTCACCGGCGTCAATGTCAGGCTCAATACCAGAGCCCGCGAAGAGGACTTGATTGGATTCAATGAAGTATTACTGGCAACCGGTATCATCCCTCGACAATTAGACATTCCAGGAATTACTAGCAACAAGGTACTGAACTACTTAGATGTACTAAGAGATAAAAAACCGGTAGGCAAGCGCGTGGCCATCGTAGGCGCTGGCGGCATAGGATTCGATGTGGGTGAATACCTCTCACATCAAGGGCCGTCCACCAGCCTAGATAAAGATGCCTATATGAAAGAGTGGGGAGTGGACCTTAGCGGCTCGACGCCGGGTGGTTTAATCGAACCACAATGTGAGCCCTCTCCACGAGAGATCTTTTTACTGCAACGCAAAACATCGAAAGTGGGAGCAGGTCTAGGTAAGAGTACGGGCTGGATCCACAGAACCGTGCTGAAAAACAAGGGCGTGAAGATGCTCAAAGGTGTGCAGTACAACAAGATTGATCATGCGGGACTTCATATCTCTGTCGATGGTGAAGAGCAACTGCTCGAGGTGGATAACATCATCATCTGCGCCGGACAAGACTCACATAGGGCGCTGCAGACTAAGCTTGAGGCACACAAGGTGAACGTCACCCTGATTGGCGGCGCCGATATCGCCTCAGAGCTAGACGCGAAACGGGCGATTAAGCAAGGCACCGAGGTTGCTGCAGCTCTTTAA